Genomic segment of Syntrophomonadaceae bacterium:
CTCGTTACCTGTTTCTGAACCTTTTACCCGGCGGAAATCCTCGCGCCAGAACATGTTTTCAACTTTGCGGGCTGAATTGGGACTAATATCAATCCCTTTATCATCCATGAAGCAAAACCATATTTTATCGTGATTCCAGGCATCCCGTTTTACATGGACACCACCCTTTACCTTTATGGCAGCTAATGCAAAACGATGCATTGGAGTTGCCAGGTCACCCAAATCTGCAGTCGAGACGCCCGTTGACCTGATTCCGGTGGAGAAGGCTTGTTTCAGCATGCCGGTTATTCTCGAACCGTCACAACTGACAGCAACCATACTGTCTTTTGCTAGTGTGCTGCCATAAGCAGATCCCAGGCGAACAGCAAACTCCGGCGAAATTTCCACATTGGCTATACCTGGGATGCCCCATTTCCCGAACAAGGATTTAGCTGTTCTACCGCCCCAGACCAGACTGGAGCTCAACGTAGTACCTTTTTCAATTATCTTATAGGGCCAGACTTTGACATCTGGCTTAATAACCGCACTTTCCTCCACTCTTGTTTCGTCGCCTATCACCGCACCTTCAAAGATTGCCGCTTTAACCCCGATCCTTACCTGTCGACCCACTACGCTGCCCCGCAAGGCCGCATGCTTTCCAATAACAGCATTCTCCCACAGAATAGCTCTCTTGAGGCTGGCACCTTCCTCTACTACAGTCCGGTCCCCGATTACCGAACAAGGGCCGACTACCACATTAGGTCCAATTACACAGTAATCTCCCAGTAGCAGCGGGCCTTCCAAGGTTGCACTGGAGTGCACTTCCACACCCTGACCCCAGCGGATCCCCTGAGCATCCATATCAGGCAAGTTGACTTTAACCTTACCCTCCAAAAGATCGTAATGGGACTGCCTGTACTGCTGCAGGTTACCGATGTCGCACCAGTAACCATCCAGAACACAGCCAAACATAGGCATCCCTTTAGCCAGCAAAGCGGGAAACAAATCCTTGCTAAAATCGAACATCCGATCCGGAGGTATCCAGGATAAAACTTCCGGTTCCAATATGTAGATACCCGTATTAACCCTGTCGCTAAACACTTCACCCCAGCTTGGTTTTTCTAAAAACCGCCGGATCGCGCCTTTTTGATCGGTAATGACCACTCCGAATTCCAACGGGTTTTCTACCGTTGTCAGGACTAAGGTAACCATGGAGCCCTGTTTTTTATGAAAAGCAATTGCCTGAGCCAGATTAAAGTCGGTCAAGGCATCTCCACTGACAACAATAAAAGTATCGTCTAGAAAAGCTGCTGCATTTTTTACGCTGCCGGCAGTCCCTAAAGGCGAATCTTCAATATAATAGGAAAGATTTACTCCATAGTTACTGCCGTCGCCAAAATAATCTTGAATGGCTTGGGGCAAATACTGGAGCGTAACCCCGATATCAGTAATTCCGTATTTTTTTAGCAGTTCAATGGCATAGGCCATGATTGGCTGGTTTGCCACCGGAACCATTGGTTTCGGTCTGTCACAAGTTAACGGTCTCAAGCGGGATCCCTCGCCACCCGCCATTATAATTGCCTTCACATACCCTTCCTCCCTTCACGGTGATAGTGGACCGACTTAACCCGCTGTTCAACTAAACTAAAGCGGTTATGATGAACAGTGTTCTGGACACTTTCCGGGTGCCGGCGCCCTACCAAGGAAAGGGCATAACGCCTGGCCTTCTGAATAGGGCCATTCTTAAGGGGCCAGGAACTATACCGATATTCCTTGAATACCCTCGTGTATAGCTGCATGGTTTTCCTGACTATCTGCTGCCAGTCATAAATTTCGTCTATCTGACGCGAGGCATGTTCGCGCAACTTTTCTCCGTATGCCGGGTCTTTTAAAATGGTAATGATATTGCCAGCCAAAGAGTTTGGATCACCCGTATAAGCCTTCAGTCCATTGCGTCCATGGTAGATGATTTCCCCCAAACCACCGGTGTCAGATACAACTACAGGCACACCAGCCGCCATTCCTTCTAATGCCACAATCCCAAAGGGCTCATACAGGCTGGGAAAGGCTGCCACAGCAGAGATGTAATACAAGTTGTTCCTGGTGGTGTCATCAATATAACCGGTAAAGCAAAACTTATGCCCGACACCAGTACTCCAAGCCTGGTGTTTCAGGTGGTTTTCCATCGAACCAACCCCAGCCACTACAAACTTGGCTTCAGGGCAGACCGCTAGGATTTTGGGGGCTGCCTCAATCAAGACATGCACCCCTTTTTCTCTAACCAGCCTCCCTACAAAAAATACCACTTTCTCCCATGGTTTGGCAAATCCATCCCGGAACTGGGGTTGCGGGTGGGCTGTCCTGAATTTCTCTGCATCAACCCCATTGGGAATCACTTCAACCTTATCAGTTGGAAGCTGGAAGAGACCCTGGACTTCATGCCGCATGGATTCACTACAAACAATAACCCGCCAAGCTTCGTATGTCAACCACCATTCAACACTGCTGATGTATCTCTGCATATCATTGTGGAGACCCTGGTTTCGTCCCGCCTCCGTCGCATGAATAGTGGCAATCAGCGGCAGCTGATAAGCATGTTTCAAGGCCCGGCCGGTAAAAGCCACCAGCCAATCATGCGCATGAATGATGTCAAAAGGCCCTTGCTCTTGGACAAGGTTTATGGCATGTTCCAACATTGCCAAATTTAACTGCAAGATCCAGCCGGTAAAGTCCATGGAGTTGACAGGATAGGCATGAACCCTGTGCACCATCACACCTGAATTGACCTCATAAAGTGGTGCTTTCGGTCCAGCAAAAGTGAGCACGTGAACCTGCAAACCTTCCTTCGCCATGGCGATGGATAGACCTTCGACATGTCTGGCCAATCCTCCCACACTATGGGGAGGATATTCCCAGGACAACATTAATACCCGCACCTTATTCCCCCCAATTATTTACTTTCTAAGGTGTAACCAGAAGTCAGGATGACAGCCTTATTTTTTCAATAATGACCAATTTTTATGCCGATTATAGCCAGCAAGAAAATCCCCGGCATAATAAAGAACGAAATTGTTCAGGCTAAATAGAAGCAAACAACAGGAGGCTTTACCAGTGGTAAAAATCAATAAAGTATTAATTCTCGGTGCAGAAGTCACACCATTTGCTAAAACAGGCGGCCTTGCCGATGTATTGGGATCACTGCCAAAAGCTTTGTCTGAACTTGAACTGGATGTACGGGTAGCCATGCCGTGCCACAAACAAGTATCCAAATCCACGTATTTAACCGACATGCCGGTAGCTATGGAAGGGCATTGGGAGACTGCCATTATCCGGGCAACCCAACTTCAACCCAATTCCAGCAAACAAGTTCCGGTTTACCTGGTCGACAACTACAGGTATTTCCACCGGGAAAGCCTTTATGGCTATCATGATGACGCACAAAGATACGATTTTTTTTGCAAAGCCGTGATCGCCATGCTTCCCCTAATCGGATTTAATCCCGATGTTATTCACTGCAATGACTGGCAAACAGGACCATTGCCCTTGTATTTAAAAGAAAGGCATGAAGGCGAACCGTTTTACAAGGATATGGCGACTCTTTTTACGATCCATAACCTGGCCTACCAGGGCAGGTTTGGCCGGGAAGTATTAGCAGGTATGGGCCTGGGAAACGAATTCTTTACCCCGGCGAAAATTGAATCTTATGGCCAGGTAAATTTTTTAAAAGCCGGGCTGGTTTACGCAGACGTTATTAACACTGTTAGTAAAAAGTATTCCATGGAGATTCAGGATCCGGAGTACGGGGAAGGTTTGGACGGTTTAATGCGACAGCGAGCAAGTGACTTGTACGGAATCTTAAATGGTATCGACTACCAGGTTTTTGATCCATCCACCGATCCCCATATTGCGGCAAATTATAATGTAAAAGATATCTCCCCAAAAAAGGAAAACAAAAAGGTTCTCCAAGAAAAAATGGGCCTCCCGCGGAGCGAAGTGCCGGTAATTGGCCTGGTAACCAGGCTGGCAGCTCAAAAAGGGCTGGATTTAATTAACGAAATGGCCTGTCAGTTGTTACATGAAGACATCCAATTTGTAGTTTTGGGGAAGGGCGAGGACCATTTCCAGCAGATGTTTTTACAGCTGGCTAAATCATGCAAAAATAAGGTCGCCGTTAAGATAGGTTTTGACCCTGAGTTAGCGCAGCTTATATACGCCGGAAGCGATATGTTTCTGATGCCATCCCGGTATGAACCCTGCGGCTTGGGCCAAATGATCAGTCTCAGATATGGGACTATTCCAATCGTAAGAGCAACGGGCGGTTTGGAAGACACCATTATAGATTACAACCAGAACAACAAACAGGGAACGGGGTTTTCTTTTAAAGAAAAAACTCCGGCCGCCTTATTTACTGCTGTCCAAAGGGCATTATCACTATACCGGAACAATCCATCGGAGTGGGATAAAATGGCCATCCGGGGAATGCAGACTGACTTCTCTTGGAACAAATCAGCTGGGGAGTATCTGAAAGCATATGAACGGGCTCTGATCAAGCGGCAGGATCACTACAGAATGCAGACAGGACAGTAAAAAGGGGCCGCCTTTTTTTATTATTTGGGTGGATAAGGAGAACTATAACAGGAAATTTTTGTTGCTGTCCACCGGCTTTACTATGCAAAACAGAAATTTAGTCTATAATAATATTTACAGAAGATTGGAAAGGATGAATCCGATGGAAGGATCTGCAGGTACTGCCCGGTATATGTCAATTGCAACTGATTTGGCCACAAGAATTGCCCGGGGCGAGTATAAAGAAAAACAGAAGTTGCTTGGGCGTTCTTCTTTGGCCGGAAGGTATAATGTCTCCCCCGAAACCATACGGAGGGCATTATCTTTGCTGCAGGACAAGGACATTGTAGAAGTTATCGCCGGAAAAGGGGTTTTGGTTACTTCAAAGGAGGCTGCCGAGGCCTACTTAACTCAGATTAGCCAGCATCAAGCCTTGCAGGAAATACAGCAGCGTCTCTCCAGTTTAATCGAAGAACGAAATAGACTAGATGCGGAAATCAGCCAGATGATGGAAGAACTATTGAATTATACCTTTAAATTTTTCACCCGGATGCAAAAAATCCAGGAATATAAAATCCCCGCAGGCTCACGGCTTGCGGGCAAAACGCTGGAAAACTCGGAGTTTAGAGGAAAGACCGGCGCTACTGTGCTCGCAGTAGAGAAAAATGGAGAAACCATCTTTTCACCGTCTCCCCATACAGAAATCAGCGCCGGAGATGTGCTGGTAATTATCGGGCCGCCAGAAGCTAAAAATCTGGTAGCGAAATTAATTTCAGGGTAATCTTAACTCACCTGCTATGGTTTCCCTTAAAAATTAATACAATTTGGAAGCATGGTAAATGCGCAAATATTGATTGATATTTTTCTAAAAACACACACCTAAAACCATTGTAATTGCTGACCTTTTCTGGCATAATCGCCATTGAAACCACTTTAATATTTTCTTAAAAGGTGGCGATGATTTACCTTGATACCGCCATAAAGTAAATACA
This window contains:
- a CDS encoding mannose-1-phosphate guanyltransferase; translated protein: MKAIIMAGGEGSRLRPLTCDRPKPMVPVANQPIMAYAIELLKKYGITDIGVTLQYLPQAIQDYFGDGSNYGVNLSYYIEDSPLGTAGSVKNAAAFLDDTFIVVSGDALTDFNLAQAIAFHKKQGSMVTLVLTTVENPLEFGVVITDQKGAIRRFLEKPSWGEVFSDRVNTGIYILEPEVLSWIPPDRMFDFSKDLFPALLAKGMPMFGCVLDGYWCDIGNLQQYRQSHYDLLEGKVKVNLPDMDAQGIRWGQGVEVHSSATLEGPLLLGDYCVIGPNVVVGPCSVIGDRTVVEEGASLKRAILWENAVIGKHAALRGSVVGRQVRIGVKAAIFEGAVIGDETRVEESAVIKPDVKVWPYKIIEKGTTLSSSLVWGGRTAKSLFGKWGIPGIANVEISPEFAVRLGSAYGSTLAKDSMVAVSCDGSRITGMLKQAFSTGIRSTGVSTADLGDLATPMHRFALAAIKVKGGVHVKRDAWNHDKIWFCFMDDKGIDISPNSARKVENMFWREDFRRVKGSETGNEQVIPLISDSYIRWLTNEVDLEAIKKKHFRLVVDCHAAHMAELLDPLWEVMGCEVEPFYVPIKKQEQDFQELPKMLPHLAREVLRHEADLGVMMDSNAENLVLIDNKGQVIEEPQLTTLMSLIIFHSKPGATVVVPVTVSRAVERLAERFGGQVIRTKTTPYALMEAVTREDIKEKQGKYFQMGLQFDAIQGVVKLMDYLALNNISLSELVASIPESYVHSQATDCPWEAKGKVMRTLIEEEAGDRVELLDGIKINHERGWALVLPHTEEPSYQVFSEGFNQEYAEELTNLYINKIRAILTKDH
- a CDS encoding glycosyltransferase family 4 protein gives rise to the protein MRVLMLSWEYPPHSVGGLARHVEGLSIAMAKEGLQVHVLTFAGPKAPLYEVNSGVMVHRVHAYPVNSMDFTGWILQLNLAMLEHAINLVQEQGPFDIIHAHDWLVAFTGRALKHAYQLPLIATIHATEAGRNQGLHNDMQRYISSVEWWLTYEAWRVIVCSESMRHEVQGLFQLPTDKVEVIPNGVDAEKFRTAHPQPQFRDGFAKPWEKVVFFVGRLVREKGVHVLIEAAPKILAVCPEAKFVVAGVGSMENHLKHQAWSTGVGHKFCFTGYIDDTTRNNLYYISAVAAFPSLYEPFGIVALEGMAAGVPVVVSDTGGLGEIIYHGRNGLKAYTGDPNSLAGNIITILKDPAYGEKLREHASRQIDEIYDWQQIVRKTMQLYTRVFKEYRYSSWPLKNGPIQKARRYALSLVGRRHPESVQNTVHHNRFSLVEQRVKSVHYHREGRKGM
- the glgA gene encoding glycogen synthase GlgA, coding for MVKINKVLILGAEVTPFAKTGGLADVLGSLPKALSELELDVRVAMPCHKQVSKSTYLTDMPVAMEGHWETAIIRATQLQPNSSKQVPVYLVDNYRYFHRESLYGYHDDAQRYDFFCKAVIAMLPLIGFNPDVIHCNDWQTGPLPLYLKERHEGEPFYKDMATLFTIHNLAYQGRFGREVLAGMGLGNEFFTPAKIESYGQVNFLKAGLVYADVINTVSKKYSMEIQDPEYGEGLDGLMRQRASDLYGILNGIDYQVFDPSTDPHIAANYNVKDISPKKENKKVLQEKMGLPRSEVPVIGLVTRLAAQKGLDLINEMACQLLHEDIQFVVLGKGEDHFQQMFLQLAKSCKNKVAVKIGFDPELAQLIYAGSDMFLMPSRYEPCGLGQMISLRYGTIPIVRATGGLEDTIIDYNQNNKQGTGFSFKEKTPAALFTAVQRALSLYRNNPSEWDKMAIRGMQTDFSWNKSAGEYLKAYERALIKRQDHYRMQTGQ
- a CDS encoding GntR family transcriptional regulator — translated: MEGSAGTARYMSIATDLATRIARGEYKEKQKLLGRSSLAGRYNVSPETIRRALSLLQDKDIVEVIAGKGVLVTSKEAAEAYLTQISQHQALQEIQQRLSSLIEERNRLDAEISQMMEELLNYTFKFFTRMQKIQEYKIPAGSRLAGKTLENSEFRGKTGATVLAVEKNGETIFSPSPHTEISAGDVLVIIGPPEAKNLVAKLISG